A region of Leifsonia xyli DNA encodes the following proteins:
- a CDS encoding AI-2E family transporter: MSAGEPAAPPPAREQRRWPFRRRARPASEEAPGAPDHETGGAGGVGRGTRILIGLAAGVVISFGMAAITGILAPTLLALILTICAQPVRVWLERHGTPQGLATGAVGLTVFALLAGFIGLLWVATAQFVGMLPQYKPQLEQLGAQIGSWLQSIGVGPQQVADIEKGFKPSNFLNFFTGLLGNAFGLIAFLVIVLTMLILMPADAAYTPSLLRQLEPTRPNFVYAFVTFGHSVRRYMVVTTLLGVAQGILNGIVLVILGVPAALLWAILSFLCSFIPNVGYFFALIPPLVFGYLTGGWGTVLAIIIVYGIINAVVQSVVQPKVVGNAVALSQTLTFFCVLYWAVVLGPIGAILAVPLTLLVRAVLVDADPRSRMWRPILGDLRHTRELMKQEALARKEDRRQAKTGASRPVPPPA; this comes from the coding sequence ATGAGCGCCGGAGAACCGGCCGCGCCGCCTCCCGCGCGAGAGCAGCGTCGTTGGCCGTTCCGGCGCCGCGCCCGCCCGGCATCCGAGGAGGCGCCGGGCGCACCCGACCACGAGACCGGAGGCGCAGGCGGGGTCGGCCGTGGAACCCGCATCCTGATCGGGCTCGCCGCCGGCGTGGTGATCTCGTTCGGGATGGCCGCCATCACGGGCATCCTGGCCCCGACGCTGCTCGCGCTGATCCTCACGATCTGCGCGCAGCCGGTCCGGGTCTGGCTCGAACGTCACGGCACGCCGCAGGGGCTCGCGACCGGCGCCGTGGGACTGACCGTCTTCGCCCTGCTCGCGGGATTCATCGGCCTCCTCTGGGTGGCGACCGCACAGTTCGTCGGGATGCTGCCCCAGTACAAGCCGCAGCTCGAGCAGCTGGGCGCCCAGATCGGCTCGTGGCTGCAGAGCATCGGCGTCGGTCCCCAGCAGGTGGCGGACATCGAGAAGGGCTTCAAACCGAGCAACTTCCTCAACTTCTTCACCGGGCTGCTCGGGAACGCGTTCGGCCTCATCGCGTTCCTCGTCATCGTGCTGACGATGCTGATCCTGATGCCGGCCGACGCCGCCTACACCCCGAGCCTGCTGCGGCAGCTGGAGCCGACCCGGCCCAACTTCGTGTACGCCTTCGTGACCTTCGGTCACTCCGTGCGGCGCTACATGGTGGTCACGACCCTGCTCGGGGTGGCACAGGGCATCCTGAACGGCATCGTCCTGGTGATCCTCGGCGTCCCGGCCGCCCTCCTGTGGGCGATCCTGTCGTTCCTGTGCAGTTTCATCCCGAACGTCGGCTACTTCTTCGCTCTCATCCCGCCCCTCGTCTTCGGCTACCTCACCGGCGGCTGGGGGACCGTCCTCGCGATCATCATCGTCTACGGGATCATCAACGCCGTCGTCCAGTCGGTCGTGCAGCCGAAGGTCGTCGGGAACGCGGTGGCGCTCAGCCAGACGCTCACCTTCTTCTGCGTGCTCTACTGGGCGGTGGTCCTCGGCCCCATCGGCGCCATCCTCGCCGTCCCCCTCACCCTGCTGGTGCGGGCCGTGCTGGTCGACGCCGACCCGCGCTCGCGGATGTGGCGGCCGATCCTCGGCGACCTCAGGCACACCCGCGAGCTGATGAAGCAGGAGGCGCTGGCGCGCAAGGAGGACCGCCGCCAGGCGAAGACCGGAGCGTCGCGCCCCGTTCCGCCGCCTGCCTAA